One segment of Castanea sativa cultivar Marrone di Chiusa Pesio chromosome 3, ASM4071231v1 DNA contains the following:
- the LOC142629195 gene encoding uncharacterized protein LOC142629195: MAVFSKQEAAGLGVVIRDCCGRVIGAMAEDILVPTCAEIVEALAYRRALTFARELNISDLVFEGDAKIIIKSLLARDVSHPEYGHVIQDVLFYTSGFRVYTFTHVKRLGNSIAHFLAKRAKLGTERQVWFRFTPDDIAPLVVRDAL; encoded by the coding sequence ATGGCTGTCTTTTCTAAACAGGAGGCTGCTGGACTAGGAGTTGTGATCCGAGATTGTTGTGGTCGAGTGATAGGAGCAATGGCTGAAGATATCCTAGTTCCCACATGTGCAGAAATTGTTGAAGCCTTAGCATACCGAAGAGCTTTGACATTTGCGAGGGAGCTAAACATTTCTGATTTGGTGTTCGAAGGCGATGCTAAGATAATTATCAAATCACTGTTGGCCAGGGACGTCTCTCATCCAGAGTATGGCCATGTAATCCAAGATGTTTTGTTTTATACTTCTGGTTTTCGGGTTTATACCTTTACCCATGTGAAACGCTTAGGCAACTCTATTGCCCATTTTCTTGCCAAACGTGCTAAGTTAGGCACTGAGCGACAGGTTTGGTTTAGGTTCACTCCTGATGATATAGCTCCTCTAGTTGTTCGAGatgctttgtaa